A genomic window from Salvelinus namaycush isolate Seneca chromosome 5, SaNama_1.0, whole genome shotgun sequence includes:
- the LOC120046999 gene encoding CD40 ligand-like produces the protein MINTYQTSMPPPPIPPRLGSVMSAPGPGHSKPLLKFLIGMIVLQMVLLLGGFAYLYHTDNKYHEDLERKYLDDMIVLKRLEECEKDIQSVLDCKTLVEKYKSILAKVSQKEGRAAKLTGGGPSYGAMARMIVKQPVSGAPPSKRSKYLEWNIGHSVRRNVQYYMSSWLKVLQPGDYNIYSQVAFSKWHPKTPLASRVKLRKGETGEEKDLMTAYCSLGDQDHTDVCTAFQGGVFSLEPDDQLSVWVTDPSLVNYEEGTTTFGLYKL, from the exons ATGATCAACACTTACCAGACCAGCATGCCTCCACCACCTATTCCCCCACGGCTAGGCTCTGTCATGTCGGCACCAGGACCAGGCCACAGCAAACCTCTCCTCAAATTCCTCATTGGTATGATAGTGCTTCAAATGGTTCTGCTACTGGGGGGATTCGCCTACCTGTACCACACGGACAACAAG TATCACGAGGACCTTGAACGCAAGTACCTGGATGATATGATCGTCCTGAAGAGACTGGAAGAGTGTGAGAAAGACATCCAGTCAGTGTTGGACTGTAAGACGCTTGTGGAGAAATACAAAAGCATCCTGGCAAAG GTCTCACAAAAGGAAGGAAGAG ctgctAAACTCACTGGGGGTGGGCCCTCGTATGGAGCCATGGCACGCATGATCGTCAAGCAACCTGTTTCTGGTGCGCCTCCAAGTAAGAGAT CAAAGTATCTGGAGTGGAACATAGGCCACTCAGTGCGGAGGAACGTCCAGTACTACATGTCCAGCTGGCTGAAGGTGCTGCAGCCTGGAGACTACAACATCTACTCCCAGGTGGCCTTCTCCAAATGGCACCCCAAAACCCCTCTGGCCAGCCGGGTGAAGCTAAGGAAGGGGGAGACGGGAGAGGAGAAAGACCTGATGACAGCCTACTGCAGCCTGGGGGACCAGGATCATACAGACGTGTGTACAGCTTTCCAGGGAGGAGTGTTCAGTCTGGAGCCAGACGATCAGCTTAGTGTGTGGGTGACGGACCCCAGCCTAGTCAACTATGAGGAGGGGACTACCACCTTTGGATTGTACAAGCTGTAG
- the tmtops3a gene encoding teleost multiple tissue opsin 3a: MVVHIRALNFSSTESSASNLSTNVSVRDTLVPQDPLDLSRQGHTVVAVCLGLILVLGFFNNLLVLLIFAKFRSLWTPINLILLNISVSDILVCICGTPFSFAASLQGRWLIGHHGCKWYGFANSLFGIVSLVSLSILSYERYATVQRSTKADVSDFRKAWLCVWGSWLYSLLWALPPFMGWSSYGPEGAGTSCSVQWTQRSPASVSYVVCLFIFCLLLPLMIMVYSYGGILVAIRGVAKTNLLSAQRREQHILLMVLSMVSCYLLCWMPYGVMALAATFGRSGLVTPVASVVPAVLAKSSTVINPVIYVLFNNQFYRCFVAFVRCRGEPQSVYGFNTQQCSREENATPGKPLSRPSLAQKQPSLCSPHTESYRSPSNAPLCGLRRERRTMSLVVHYTP, translated from the exons ATGGTTGTCCACATACGAGCTCTGAATTTCAGCAGCACCGAAAGCTCTGCTTCCAACCTAAGCACCAATGTCAGTGTTCGGGACACCTTGGTTCCCCAGGACCCCCTCGACCTGAGCAGGCAAGGCCACACGGTGGTGGCAGTATGCCTTGGGCTCATTTTGGTCCTGGGATTCTTCAACAACCTTCTTGTCCTGCTTATCTTCGCAAAGTTTCGGTCGCTTTGGACGCCCATCAACCTCATCCTTCTGAACATCAGCGTGAGCGATATCCTCGTGTGTATTTGTGGAACTCCATTCAGTTTTGCGGCAAGTCTACAAGGGAGATGGCTCATTGGACACCATGGTTGCAAGTGGTACGGCTTCGCCAATTCGCTTTTCG GGATCGTGTCCCTGGTGTCTCTGTCCATTCTGTCCTATGAGCGCTACGCCACGGTGCAGCGCTCCACCAAGGCTGACGTGTCTGACTTCAGAAaggcctggctgtgtgtgtggggctcCTGGCTCTATTCCCTGCTATGGGCCCTGCCCCCCTTCATGGGCTGGAGCAGCTACGGCCCGGAGGGGGCCGGAACCTCCTGCTCTGTCCAGTGGACCCAGCGCTCTCCGGCCAGTGTCTCCTACGTGGTCTGCCTGTTCATCTTCTGCCTGCTGCTGCCCCTCATGATCATGGTCTACTCCTACGGCGGGATACTGGTTGCCATCAGGGGG GTGGCTAAAACCAACCTGCTGTCAGCCCAGAGGCGAGAGCAGCACATCCTGCTCATGGTGCTGTCCATGGTGTCCTGCTACCTGCTGTGCTGGATGCCCTACGGCGTCATGGCCCTGGCGGCCACCTTCGGCCGGTCAGGCCTGGTCACCCCCGTGGCCAGCGTGGTGCCCGCCGTCCTGGCCAAGAGCAGCACCGTAATCAACCCTGTCATCTATGTGCTGTTCAACAACCAG ttttaCAGATGCTTCGTTgcctttgtgagatgcagagggGAGCCCCAGTCTGTGTACGGCTTTAACACCCAGCAGTGCAGCAGAGAGGAGAACGCTACCCCCGGGAAACCGCTTTCACGCCCCTCCCTGGCCCAAAAACAGCCCTCTCTTTGCTCCCCACACACCGAGAGCTACAGGAGCCCCAGCAATGCCCCCCTGTGTGGCCTGCGGCGGGAACGGCGCACCATGTCTCTGGTGGTCCACTACACCCCCTGA